The Actinomycetes bacterium genome includes a window with the following:
- the pilO gene encoding type 4a pilus biogenesis protein PilO encodes MTNTLRILIIVIIIVVMLAVFLVFIMPALRTNMGTQNSIQEQRQTNRQLAERINQLSGLKDRFNILYAQYQKYSVELPSKTDIQVLTNEIYNIAQFADVDIQSVNYNEVDAGDQEEIMAIDINITVKGTYYDLLVFLKALESMPRSISLDSTELGLAAEGYPDMIGLVYGRTYYQINP; translated from the coding sequence ATGACTAATACTCTCAGAATATTAATTATAGTAATAATTATTGTGGTTATGCTGGCAGTATTTCTGGTATTTATAATGCCTGCCCTTAGAACCAATATGGGTACACAGAATTCAATACAGGAACAGAGGCAAACTAACCGGCAGCTTGCTGAAAGGATAAACCAGCTTTCCGGTCTGAAGGATAGATTCAATATACTTTATGCCCAGTACCAGAAATATTCCGTAGAGTTGCCCAGTAAAACTGATATTCAGGTTCTAACCAATGAAATCTATAATATTGCACAGTTTGCGGATGTGGATATCCAGTCGGTAAATTACAATGAGGTGGATGCTGGCGATCAGGAAGAGATTATGGCTATAGATATCAATATCACAGTTAAGGGTACCTACTATGATTTACTGGTGTTTCTAAAAGCACTGGAATCGATGCCCAGGTCTATCAGCCTGGACAGTACTGAACTGGGTTTGGCTGCAGAAGGTTATCCTGATATGATAGGTCTGGTATATGGAAGAACATATTATCAAATTAATCCTTAA